The proteins below come from a single Oncorhynchus gorbuscha isolate QuinsamMale2020 ecotype Even-year linkage group LG12, OgorEven_v1.0, whole genome shotgun sequence genomic window:
- the LOC123990690 gene encoding serine/threonine-protein kinase LATS1-like isoform X1: MKRGEKPEGYRQMRPKTFPASNYSGNSHQMLQEIRESLRNLSRPSDLPKVDMGGAGKVMPEDPRQQGRCSNPKNPYHKALQEIRKSLMPFANEPSSSGRTAEVNKQMLLELLSAGFEEEMVIRALKQTNSRSVEAAIEYISKMSYQDPVREQMVAAAARPVNAGMKAPGSSHIQQPVLRRQSWKGSKESLVQRHGPMMVEGMIYHSDSPGPQGDLAGRGPPPAFPQCHPGNNQRVNPPLPPQVRSVTPPPNRGATPPPPSWDSNLSTKRFSGNMDYLVPRISPVPQGAWPEGYSAPQNQRGISPVPMGRQPIIMQSSGGNKFSFPSSWSQNGSTQPDYMGHQSGGSRQPPPPYPVNQSNRQSPTAQQMQAGGPASSPSYINGGNLPQSMMVPNRNSHNLDMYNMGVPQSWSQAPPGQPQSSPGSSNQDVSPSWQQHTIPVRSSSFNSHQMSNRQGHPASSQPSATTVTAITQAPILQPVKSMRVQKPELHTAVAPAHPPWMHQPPAPPTTYQEPLPPAPMPQVPMPVADVPSYQGPPPPYPKHLLQQPVAHCPAYDPGPKPSSGREEAAEEEDCSSTASDRPEGPDFAAVGTEKENKQITTSPVPVRRNKKDEERRGDPRVPLYSPQAFKFFMEQHVENILKNHQMRIHRKKQLESEMQRVKLSGDAQEQMRMMLSQKESNYIRLKRAKMDKSMFKRIKTLGIGAFGEVCLARKEDTGALYAMKTLRKKDVLLRNQVAHVKAERDILAEADNEWVVRLYYSFQDKDNLYFVMDYIPGGDMMSLLIRLGLFKEELAQFYIAELTCAVESVHRMGFIHRDIKPDNILIDRDGHIKLTDFGLCTGFRWTHDSKYYQSGDHVRQDSMDFSKEWEQDPSNCRCADRLKPLERRKARQHQRCLAHSLVGTPNYIAPEVLLRTGYTQLCDWWSVGVILYEMVVGQPPFLATTPLETQLKVINWQTTLHIPPQAKLSPEASDLIIKLCRGPEDRLGKNGADEIKVQPFFKTIDFSNDLRQMQPAPYIPTIAHCTDTSNFDPVDPDKLWSSNNEGEGNHNDTLNGWFRNGKHPEHAFYEFTFRRFFDDNGHPYSCPKPIGIEYEEGFDGDEADSEALTQEEGDQEVSSRAQGNDLVYV; the protein is encoded by the exons atgaagagaggggagaaacccGAAGGATATCGACAGATGCGACCCAAGACTTTCCCCGCCAGCAACTACAGTGGCAACAGCCACCAGATGCTGCAGGAAATTCGGGAGAGTCTCCGTAACCTTTCCCGGCCTTCTGACCTCCCTAAGGTAGACATGGGGGGCGCTGGAAAGGTGATGCCTGAAGATCCCAGGCAGCAAGGGCGCTGCAGCAACCCCAAAAACCCCTACCACAAGGCCTTGCAGGAGATTCGCAAGTCCCTGATGCCTTTTGCCAATGAGCCCAGCTCTTCTGGACGGACTGCAGAGGTTAACAAACAGATGCTGCTGGAGCTGCTGTCTGCTGGCTTTGAGGAG GAAATGGTGATCCGTGCTCTGAAGCAGACCAACAGTCGCAGTGTGGAGGCAGCCATAGAGTACATTAGTAAGATGAGCTACCAGGATCCTGTGAGGGAGCAGATGGTGGCTGCCGCCGCCCGCCCTGTCAATGCAGGCATGAAAGCCCCCG GCTCATCTCACATTCAGCAGCCTGTGCTGAGGAGGCAGAGCTGGAAGGGTTCCAAGGAGTCTCTGGTTCAGAGACATGGCCCCATGATGGTGGAGGGGATGATTTACCATTCAGACAGCCCTGGACCCCAGGGTGACCTGGCAGGACGAGGCCCACCCCCAGCCTTCCCACAGTGTCACCCTGGCAACAACCAACGGGtcaaccctcccctaccccctcAGGTGCGCAGTGTTACCCCTCCCCCAAACAGAGGTGCAACCCCGCCCCCACCTTCCTGGGACAGTAACCTCTCCACTAAGCGTTTCTCTGGCAACATGGATTACCTCGTGccccgcatctctcctgttccccAAGGGGCCTGGCCTGAAGGCTACTCAGCCCCCCAGAACCAGAGGGGCATCAGCCCAGTGCCCATGGGCCGTCAGCCCATCATCATGCAGAGCTCTGGGGGTAACAAGTTCAGCTTCCCCTCCAGCTGGTCTCAGAACGGCTCCACTCAGCCAGACTACATGGGTCACCAGAGTGGTGGCAGCAGACAACCCCCTCCCCCTTACCCAGTGAATCAGAGTAACAGACAAAGCCCAACCGCTCAACAGATGCAGGCCGGAGGACCTGCCTCCTCCCCATCCTACATCAACGGGGGTAACCTCCCCCAGTCCATGATGGTGCCTAACCGGAACAGTCACAACCTTGACATGTACAACATGGGCGTGCCTCAGTCCTGGTCCCAAGCCCCCCCTGGCCAGCCTCAGTCCTCCCCAGGTAGTAGTAACCAGGACGTGTCCCCGTCATGGCAGCAGCACACCATCCCTGTCCGATCCAGCTCCTTCAACAGCCACCAGATGAGCAACAGGCAGGGCCACCCGGCCAGCTCCCAGCCCTCTGCCACCACAGTGACAGCCATCACCCAGGCCCCCATCCTGCAGCCTGTGAAGAGCATGCGTGTGCAGAAGCCTGAGCTACACACTGCCGTGGCCCCCGCACACCCACCCTGGATGCAtcagccccctgcacctcccACTACCTACCAGGAGCCGCTACCACCAGCACCCATGCCCCAGGTACCCATGCCAGTAGCAGACGTGCCTAGTTACCAGGGTCCTCCACCCCCATACCCCAAACACCTCCTCCAGCAGCCTGTTGCACACTGCCCTGCCTATGACCCAGGGCCCAAGCCCAGttctgggagagaggaggctgcagaggaGGAGGATTGTAGCAGCACTGCTAGTGACAGGCCAGAAGGCCCAGACTTTGCTGCTGTGGGAACAGAGAAGGAGAATAAACAGATCACCACATCTCCAGTGCCTGTACGCCGGAACAAGAAAGACGAGGAACGACGAGGAGACCCCAGAGtgcctctctactctccccaggCCTTCAAGTTCTTCATGGAGCAGCACGTTGAGAACATCCTGAAGAACCACCAGATGAGGATCCATAGGAAGAAACAGCTAGAGAGTGAGATGCAGAGG GTCAAGTTGTCGGGGGATGCCCAGGAGCAGATGCGCATGATGCTGTCTCAGAAAGAGTCCAACTACATCCGACTGAAGCGGGCCAAGATGGACAAGTCCATGTTTAAGAGGATCAAGACCCTGGGCATCGGTGCCTTTGGAGAGGTATGTCTAGCCCGGAAGGAGGACACTGGAGCCCTGTACGCCATGAAGACGCTGCGCAAGAAGGATGTTCTCCTCAGGAACCAGGTGGCCCACGTCAAGGCAGAGCGAGACATCCTGGCTGAGGCTGATAATGAGTGGGTGGTGCGGCTCTACTACTCCTTCCAGGACAAGGACAACCTGTACTTTGTGATGGACTACATCCCCGGAGGAGACATGATGAGTCTGCTGATCCGCCTGGGCCTCTTCAAAGAGGAGTTGGCTCAGTTCTACATCGCTGAGCTCACTTGCGCCGTGGAGAGCGTGCACAGGATGGGCTTCATCCACCGCGACATCAAGCCAGACAACATCCTCATAGACCGGGACGGACACATCAAACTCACCGACTTTGGCCTCTGCACCGGCTTCCGCTGGACACATGACTCTAAGTACTACCAGAGTG GAGACCATGTTCGGCAGGACAGCATGGACTTCAGTAAGGAATGGGAGCAGGACCCATCTAACTGTCGATGTGCAGACCGGCTCAAGcccctggagaggaggaaggcaagGCAACACCAACGCTGCCTGGCTCACTCCCTGGTGGGGACACCTAACTACATCGCTCCAGAGGTGCTGCTAAGGACGG GATACACCCAACTgtgtgattggtggagtgttggtGTCATTCTGTATGAAATGGTGGTTGGGCAACCTCCTTTCTTAGCAACTACACCCCTGGAAACCCAGCTCAAG GTGATAAACTGGCAGACCACCCTGCACATCCCCCCTCAAGCAAAGCTGAGCCCAGAGGCATCAGACCTTATCATTAAACTATGCCGTGGCCCCGAGGACCGCCTCGGCAAGAACGGTGCCGACGAGATCAAGGTGCAGCCCTTCTTTAAGACCATCGACTTCTCCAACGACCTGCGGCAAATGCAGCCGGCCCCCTACATCCCCACCATCGCTCACTGCACAGACACCTCCAACTTTGACCCGGTGGATCCAGACAAGCTGTGGAGCAGCAACAACGAAGGTGAGGGCAACCACAACGACACCCTCAATGGGTGGTTCAGGAACGGCAAGCACCCCGAGCACGCCTTCTACGAGTTCACTTTCCGACGCTTCTTCGATGACAACGGCCACCCCTACAGCTGTCCCAAGCCCATTGGCATAGAGTATGAGGAGGGTTTTGATGGGGACGAGGCAGACTCTGAGGCCCTGAcacaggaggagggagaccaAGAAGTGAGCAGCAGGGCACAGGGCAATGATTTGGTCTATGTGTAG
- the LOC123990690 gene encoding serine/threonine-protein kinase LATS1-like isoform X2 → MRPKTFPASNYSGNSHQMLQEIRESLRNLSRPSDLPKVDMGGAGKVMPEDPRQQGRCSNPKNPYHKALQEIRKSLMPFANEPSSSGRTAEVNKQMLLELLSAGFEEEMVIRALKQTNSRSVEAAIEYISKMSYQDPVREQMVAAAARPVNAGMKAPGSSHIQQPVLRRQSWKGSKESLVQRHGPMMVEGMIYHSDSPGPQGDLAGRGPPPAFPQCHPGNNQRVNPPLPPQVRSVTPPPNRGATPPPPSWDSNLSTKRFSGNMDYLVPRISPVPQGAWPEGYSAPQNQRGISPVPMGRQPIIMQSSGGNKFSFPSSWSQNGSTQPDYMGHQSGGSRQPPPPYPVNQSNRQSPTAQQMQAGGPASSPSYINGGNLPQSMMVPNRNSHNLDMYNMGVPQSWSQAPPGQPQSSPGSSNQDVSPSWQQHTIPVRSSSFNSHQMSNRQGHPASSQPSATTVTAITQAPILQPVKSMRVQKPELHTAVAPAHPPWMHQPPAPPTTYQEPLPPAPMPQVPMPVADVPSYQGPPPPYPKHLLQQPVAHCPAYDPGPKPSSGREEAAEEEDCSSTASDRPEGPDFAAVGTEKENKQITTSPVPVRRNKKDEERRGDPRVPLYSPQAFKFFMEQHVENILKNHQMRIHRKKQLESEMQRVKLSGDAQEQMRMMLSQKESNYIRLKRAKMDKSMFKRIKTLGIGAFGEVCLARKEDTGALYAMKTLRKKDVLLRNQVAHVKAERDILAEADNEWVVRLYYSFQDKDNLYFVMDYIPGGDMMSLLIRLGLFKEELAQFYIAELTCAVESVHRMGFIHRDIKPDNILIDRDGHIKLTDFGLCTGFRWTHDSKYYQSGDHVRQDSMDFSKEWEQDPSNCRCADRLKPLERRKARQHQRCLAHSLVGTPNYIAPEVLLRTGYTQLCDWWSVGVILYEMVVGQPPFLATTPLETQLKVINWQTTLHIPPQAKLSPEASDLIIKLCRGPEDRLGKNGADEIKVQPFFKTIDFSNDLRQMQPAPYIPTIAHCTDTSNFDPVDPDKLWSSNNEGEGNHNDTLNGWFRNGKHPEHAFYEFTFRRFFDDNGHPYSCPKPIGIEYEEGFDGDEADSEALTQEEGDQEVSSRAQGNDLVYV, encoded by the exons ATGCGACCCAAGACTTTCCCCGCCAGCAACTACAGTGGCAACAGCCACCAGATGCTGCAGGAAATTCGGGAGAGTCTCCGTAACCTTTCCCGGCCTTCTGACCTCCCTAAGGTAGACATGGGGGGCGCTGGAAAGGTGATGCCTGAAGATCCCAGGCAGCAAGGGCGCTGCAGCAACCCCAAAAACCCCTACCACAAGGCCTTGCAGGAGATTCGCAAGTCCCTGATGCCTTTTGCCAATGAGCCCAGCTCTTCTGGACGGACTGCAGAGGTTAACAAACAGATGCTGCTGGAGCTGCTGTCTGCTGGCTTTGAGGAG GAAATGGTGATCCGTGCTCTGAAGCAGACCAACAGTCGCAGTGTGGAGGCAGCCATAGAGTACATTAGTAAGATGAGCTACCAGGATCCTGTGAGGGAGCAGATGGTGGCTGCCGCCGCCCGCCCTGTCAATGCAGGCATGAAAGCCCCCG GCTCATCTCACATTCAGCAGCCTGTGCTGAGGAGGCAGAGCTGGAAGGGTTCCAAGGAGTCTCTGGTTCAGAGACATGGCCCCATGATGGTGGAGGGGATGATTTACCATTCAGACAGCCCTGGACCCCAGGGTGACCTGGCAGGACGAGGCCCACCCCCAGCCTTCCCACAGTGTCACCCTGGCAACAACCAACGGGtcaaccctcccctaccccctcAGGTGCGCAGTGTTACCCCTCCCCCAAACAGAGGTGCAACCCCGCCCCCACCTTCCTGGGACAGTAACCTCTCCACTAAGCGTTTCTCTGGCAACATGGATTACCTCGTGccccgcatctctcctgttccccAAGGGGCCTGGCCTGAAGGCTACTCAGCCCCCCAGAACCAGAGGGGCATCAGCCCAGTGCCCATGGGCCGTCAGCCCATCATCATGCAGAGCTCTGGGGGTAACAAGTTCAGCTTCCCCTCCAGCTGGTCTCAGAACGGCTCCACTCAGCCAGACTACATGGGTCACCAGAGTGGTGGCAGCAGACAACCCCCTCCCCCTTACCCAGTGAATCAGAGTAACAGACAAAGCCCAACCGCTCAACAGATGCAGGCCGGAGGACCTGCCTCCTCCCCATCCTACATCAACGGGGGTAACCTCCCCCAGTCCATGATGGTGCCTAACCGGAACAGTCACAACCTTGACATGTACAACATGGGCGTGCCTCAGTCCTGGTCCCAAGCCCCCCCTGGCCAGCCTCAGTCCTCCCCAGGTAGTAGTAACCAGGACGTGTCCCCGTCATGGCAGCAGCACACCATCCCTGTCCGATCCAGCTCCTTCAACAGCCACCAGATGAGCAACAGGCAGGGCCACCCGGCCAGCTCCCAGCCCTCTGCCACCACAGTGACAGCCATCACCCAGGCCCCCATCCTGCAGCCTGTGAAGAGCATGCGTGTGCAGAAGCCTGAGCTACACACTGCCGTGGCCCCCGCACACCCACCCTGGATGCAtcagccccctgcacctcccACTACCTACCAGGAGCCGCTACCACCAGCACCCATGCCCCAGGTACCCATGCCAGTAGCAGACGTGCCTAGTTACCAGGGTCCTCCACCCCCATACCCCAAACACCTCCTCCAGCAGCCTGTTGCACACTGCCCTGCCTATGACCCAGGGCCCAAGCCCAGttctgggagagaggaggctgcagaggaGGAGGATTGTAGCAGCACTGCTAGTGACAGGCCAGAAGGCCCAGACTTTGCTGCTGTGGGAACAGAGAAGGAGAATAAACAGATCACCACATCTCCAGTGCCTGTACGCCGGAACAAGAAAGACGAGGAACGACGAGGAGACCCCAGAGtgcctctctactctccccaggCCTTCAAGTTCTTCATGGAGCAGCACGTTGAGAACATCCTGAAGAACCACCAGATGAGGATCCATAGGAAGAAACAGCTAGAGAGTGAGATGCAGAGG GTCAAGTTGTCGGGGGATGCCCAGGAGCAGATGCGCATGATGCTGTCTCAGAAAGAGTCCAACTACATCCGACTGAAGCGGGCCAAGATGGACAAGTCCATGTTTAAGAGGATCAAGACCCTGGGCATCGGTGCCTTTGGAGAGGTATGTCTAGCCCGGAAGGAGGACACTGGAGCCCTGTACGCCATGAAGACGCTGCGCAAGAAGGATGTTCTCCTCAGGAACCAGGTGGCCCACGTCAAGGCAGAGCGAGACATCCTGGCTGAGGCTGATAATGAGTGGGTGGTGCGGCTCTACTACTCCTTCCAGGACAAGGACAACCTGTACTTTGTGATGGACTACATCCCCGGAGGAGACATGATGAGTCTGCTGATCCGCCTGGGCCTCTTCAAAGAGGAGTTGGCTCAGTTCTACATCGCTGAGCTCACTTGCGCCGTGGAGAGCGTGCACAGGATGGGCTTCATCCACCGCGACATCAAGCCAGACAACATCCTCATAGACCGGGACGGACACATCAAACTCACCGACTTTGGCCTCTGCACCGGCTTCCGCTGGACACATGACTCTAAGTACTACCAGAGTG GAGACCATGTTCGGCAGGACAGCATGGACTTCAGTAAGGAATGGGAGCAGGACCCATCTAACTGTCGATGTGCAGACCGGCTCAAGcccctggagaggaggaaggcaagGCAACACCAACGCTGCCTGGCTCACTCCCTGGTGGGGACACCTAACTACATCGCTCCAGAGGTGCTGCTAAGGACGG GATACACCCAACTgtgtgattggtggagtgttggtGTCATTCTGTATGAAATGGTGGTTGGGCAACCTCCTTTCTTAGCAACTACACCCCTGGAAACCCAGCTCAAG GTGATAAACTGGCAGACCACCCTGCACATCCCCCCTCAAGCAAAGCTGAGCCCAGAGGCATCAGACCTTATCATTAAACTATGCCGTGGCCCCGAGGACCGCCTCGGCAAGAACGGTGCCGACGAGATCAAGGTGCAGCCCTTCTTTAAGACCATCGACTTCTCCAACGACCTGCGGCAAATGCAGCCGGCCCCCTACATCCCCACCATCGCTCACTGCACAGACACCTCCAACTTTGACCCGGTGGATCCAGACAAGCTGTGGAGCAGCAACAACGAAGGTGAGGGCAACCACAACGACACCCTCAATGGGTGGTTCAGGAACGGCAAGCACCCCGAGCACGCCTTCTACGAGTTCACTTTCCGACGCTTCTTCGATGACAACGGCCACCCCTACAGCTGTCCCAAGCCCATTGGCATAGAGTATGAGGAGGGTTTTGATGGGGACGAGGCAGACTCTGAGGCCCTGAcacaggaggagggagaccaAGAAGTGAGCAGCAGGGCACAGGGCAATGATTTGGTCTATGTGTAG
- the LOC123990686 gene encoding glycoprotein integral membrane protein 1-like has protein sequence MAMKRTSVYTLCVLFMSFIFAESSPRQLNTESILINVTAGTLNDTQVQESNNLQINLNISVDEEQVLINDIPVELSGVTRLNCQALLLDTTNGTSEFESGDYVSTVTRVMVSQNRLWSDSEEVVALQVFSEVIEMEGKKVQQPEMCEVKILMSPNFQTLAQYTNTYPIGHSEIFRIPRENDVVITDPTNPKKAEYQVMSQTTSHYPLKHADTTQEETAAPGKLPETPLRMDPDLLYDNNDEGDDLGGLSDQMQTEAPLKESISSYSAMCRWVEEVRDRLRRFWSESLPLFFLVMWVVVIGVVGSAVIVKILDMFFPTCEHKGIFHLNPVTLMPEDEKHTLLENVEIEVEEVKRPSLKTEEESDCIC, from the exons ATGGCGATGAAACGGACATCAGTTTATACTCTATGTGTACTGTTTATGTCATTCATTTTCGCTGAGTCTTCACCTCGACAATTAAACACG GAAAGTATTCTGATCAATGTGACAGCAGGGACATTGAATGATACACAGGTGCAGGAGTCCAACAACTTGCAG ATCAACCTGAATATTTCAGTGGATGAAGAGCAGGTGCTCATCAATGACATCCCTGTGGAGTTGTCAGGGGTGACCAGGTTGAACTGCCAAGCCTTGCTGT TGGATACCACCAATGGCACAAGTGAATTTGAATCTGGTGACTATGTCTCCACTGTCACCCGGGTGATGGTGAGCCAGAATCGCTTGTGGAGTGATTCAGAAGAGGTGGTGGCTCTCCAAGTGTTCAGCGAGGTCATCGAGATGGAGGGAAAAAAG GTCCAGCAGCCAGAAATGTGTGAAGTGAAGATACTGATGAGCCCCAATTTCCAGACGCTTGCGCAGTATACCAACACCTATCCCATTGGACACAGTGAGATTTTCAGGATCCCAAGGGAAAATGATGTGGTCATCACAGATCCAACAAATCCTAAAAAGG CTGAATATCAAGTGATGTCCCAGACCACCAGTCATTACCCTCTGAAGCATGCGGACACCACCCAGGAGGAGACTGCTGCCCCAGGCAAGCTCCCGGAGACTCCCCTCCGCATGGACCCAGACCTGCTATATGATAACAATGATGAGGGTGATGACTTGGGAGGGCTGTCTGATCAGATGCAGACAGAGGCACCACTCAAAGAATCTATCTCTTCTTACAGT GCCATGTGTCGAtgggtggaggaggtgagggaccgCCTACGACGCTTCTGGTCTGAGTCCTTGCCCCTGTTCTTCTTGGTCATGTGGGTGGTAGTGATTGGTGTGGTTGGGTCAGCGGTCATTGTCAAGATCCTGGACATGTTCTTCCCAACATGCGAACACAA GGGAATTTTCCATTTAAATCCTGTGACTCTGATGCCGGAAGATGAGAAACACACCCTGCTGGAGAATGTTGaaatagaggtagaggaggtgaaaAGGCCTTCATTGAAAACTGAAGAGGAGTCTGATTGCATCTGTTGA
- the LOC123990692 gene encoding nucleoporin Nup43-like, protein MEGINAKYVSQKISKTRWRPVSSSSLQQPDIFATGSWDNEDNKISIWSIGENGISGLDDEFEGDPQLVCEHKHNGDVLDLQFLDQDRIVTASSTGAVIIFRHHHNSQTLSVSQLWERAHHYPCDNAPCTGIVCNSPEIVTVGEDGRIILFRADQEGVLRTIENADSSTIHDVTFLRTTEILTVNSIGQLKIWDFRQQGNEPSQILSLTGDRVPLHCVDRHPNQQHIVATGGQDGMLCIWDVRQGNMPFSLMEAHSAEMWEVHFHPSNPDHLFSCSEDGSLLHWETSSNSDTPSFLQGGRNTSIVSRSAIAPEGGNQSLISSWLTGDSSKGRLETTHMLPSQTLSVNSLDVLGQCLVCGTDGEAIYVNRRVPI, encoded by the exons ATGGAGGGTATCAATGCAAAGTACGTGTCACAGAAAATCAGTAAAACGAGATGGAGACCGGTCTCATCTTCGTCTTTACAGCAACCAGACATCTTTGCTACTGGGTCTTGGGATAACGAG gacaacaaaatttCCATTTGGTCCATCGGGGAGAATGGGATCTCCGGTTTGGACGATGAATTTGAGGGAGACCCCCAATTAGTATGTGAACacaaacataatggggatgtttTGGATCTTCAA TTTCTGGATCAAGACAGAATAGTAACAGCATCATCGACTGGAGCAGTGATCATCTTTCGGCATCACCACAACAGCCAG ACATTATCTGTTTCTCAATTGTGGGAAAGAGCACATCATTATCCCTGCGACAACGCTCCATGTACTGGAATTGTGTGTAACAGCCCTGAGATTGTCACGGTCGGGGAAGATGGAAGGATCATCCTCTTCAGAGCGGACCAGGAAGGAGTGCTGCGCACTATAG AAAATGCTGATAGTAGCACAATCCATGATGTGACTTTCCTAAGGACTACGGAGATCCTTACTGTCAATTCAATTGGCCAGCTCAAAATATGGGACTTCAGGCAGCAGGGCAATGAACCATCACAGATTCTTTCACT AACTGGGGACAGAGTCCCACTGCATTGTGTGGACAGGCACCCCAACCAACAACACATTGTGGCCACAGGGGGGCAGGATGGCATGCTCTGTATCTGGGATGTGAGACAAGGCAACATGCCCTTTTCACTTATGGAGGCACACTCTGCTGAAA TGTGGGAGGTCCATTTTCATCCATCAAACCCAGACCACCTATTCTCATGCTCAGAAGATGGATCACTGTTGCATTGGGAGACTTCCTCAAATTCAGACACACCATCCTTCTTACAAG GTGGACGGAACACGAGCATAGTTTCGCGCAGTGCAATAGCCCCAGAAGGTGGAAACCAGTCCCTCATCAGTTCCTGGCTCACTGGAGACTCAAGTAAGGGACGCCTTGAGACCACTCACATGCTGCCCAGCCAGACCCTGTCTGTGAACAGTCTGGATGTGCTGGGACAATGCTTGGTGTGTGGAACGGACGGAGAGGCTATTTATGTCAACAGACGGGTCCCAATTTAG
- the LOC123990685 gene encoding katanin p60 ATPase-containing subunit A1-like, with amino-acid sequence MTTLENFKLVTTPFKPPSNKDGISDIWPVQVECRSSPLPVRGPPVPYKESKHHNNRLYVAGVRAPHRQSTRGPNGDRAKPLKSKEKKEALATPKDDKNKLEVSEKDVKKFDGQGYDKDLIEALERDIISQNPNVKWDDIADLEEAKKLLKEAVVLPMWMPEFFKGIRRPWKGVLLVGPPGTGKTLLAKAVATECRTTFFNVSSSTLTSKYRGESEKLVRLLFEMARFCAPTTIFIDEVDSMCSRRGTSEEHEASRRVKAELLVQMDGVGGASENEDPSKMVMVLAATNFPWDIDEALRRRLEKRIYIPLPSAKGRVELLKINLKELELANDVDMAKIAEQMEGYSGADITNVCRDASLMAMRRRIEGLTPEEIRNISRDEMHMPTTMEDFESSLKKVSKSVSASDLEKYEKWIEEFGSC; translated from the exons ATGACAACTCTAGAAAATTTTAAACTGGTGACCACCCCATTCAAACCACCAAGTAATAAAGATGGCATTAGTGACATATGGCCTGTACAAGTAGAATGCAG ATCCTCACCTCTTCCGGTTAGGGGGCCCCCGGTTCCCTACAAAGAGAGTAAACATCACAACAACCGCCTGTATGTGGCTGGTGTGCGGGCTCCGCATCGCCAGTCAACACGTGGGCCCAATGGTGACAGAGCCAAACCTTTGAAGAGCAAGGAAAAGAAAGAGGCCCTAGCCACACCAAAAGACGACAAG AACAAATTGGAAGTTTCTGAGAAAGATGTGAAGAAGTTTGATGGGCAAGGATATGACAAAGATCTTATTGAGGCCCTGGAGAGAGACATCATATCACAGAACCCCAATGTTAaatg GGATGATATTGCAGATTTGGAAGAAGCAAAAAAGCTTTTAAAAGAAGCTGTTGTGCTACCCATGTGGATGCCAGAGTTTTTCAAAGGCATACGAAGACCATGGAAG GGTGTGCTGTTGGTGGGTCCTCCAGGCACAGGAAAGACTCTTCTGGCCAAAGCCGTTGCGACAGAGTGCAGAACCACATTCTTCAATGTTTCATCTTCTACTCTCACTTCCAAGTACAGAGGGGAGTCTGAAAAACTGGTCCGCCTTCTATTTGAAATG GCCCGGTTCTGTGCTCCCACCACCATATTCATCGATGAGGTTGACTCCATGTGCAGCCGTAGAGGAACGTCAGAGGAACATGAGGCTAGCCGACGGGTGAAGGCAGAGCTGTTGGTCCAGATGGATG GTGTGGGAGGAGCATCAGAGAATGAGGATCCCTCTAAGATGGTGATGGTGCTGGCAGCCACTAACTTCCCCTGGGACATTGATGAGGCTCTGAGGCGACGTCTGGAGAAAAGAATCTACATCCCTCTGCCTTCAG CCAAGGGCAGAGTGGAGCTGCTGAAGATAAACCTAAAGGAGCTGGAGCTGGCCAATGATGTGGACATGGCCAAGATAGCAGAGCAGATGGAGGGCTACTCAGGAGCAGACATCACCAACGTGTGCAG GGACGCCTCTCTGATGGCCATGCGGCGAAGGATCGAGGGGCTGACGCCAGAGGAGATCCGTAACATCTCCCGAGACGAGATGCACATGCCCACCACCATGGAGGACTTTGAGTCTTCTCTGAAGAAAGTGTCCAAGTCTGTGTCAGCTTCTGACCTGGAGAAGTATGAGAAGTGGATTGAAGAGTTTGGATCCTGCTGA